The Rhizobium sp. WSM4643 genome contains the following window.
ATCAGCTGCTTGCGGCCGGTCGCCTTGACTGCGTCCACGACCTTCCGATCCTCCCAGGTATTGATGAACGTCCGGTCGATCACCTCCCGGCCGGGGAACACATCGGTGATTTGCGGAAAGATCAGACCGCCCCGATCGGCGATCACGCTCGTCAGGATGGTGGGGACACCGAAGGCCTTGGCGGCCTTCGCCAGGGCGGTCGAGTTGTTGACCACTGCGTGCGGATCGTGGCTGTTCAGGTTCGCGAGCTGGTATGGCTGGTGGTCGATCAGAACGAGTACCGAATCTTCGGGGCGAAGAAGCGAAGCAAGGCCATTACGAAAGGTCATTATTACATCCTTTGCTGCCGCCCACGAGCGGCATTGGTTTTGCGGGAGACATGCGCCGGGGGCGGCGTTGCCTGGAAGCAGTATTGCCGTTCCTATTCGAGATGCGGTAGCACCCTCCTATGGCAAGCTGTGTCGCGGAAAGGGGAACGCTATATGGACATCGAAGAACTGCAGACCTTCGTCGAAGTGGCTGATGCCGGGGGTGTTTCGCCAGCTGCGCTCCGGCTCGGCGTCTCCAAGTCAATCGTCAGTCGGCGGCTCTTCCGGCTTGAAGCGGAACTTGGTGTCCAGCTTCTTGCACGGACCACCCGGGGCGCCGCTCTCACGGAAGCAGGGGCCACGTTCCGAGATTATGCCGCGAGAGTCTACGCCGAGATCGACGTGGCCAGGGAAACGATCCTACCCGCCGGTGACCTTCGCGGCCGCTTGCGAGTTGCCGTGCCACTTTCCTTCGGCCAGAGTCACTTCGCGCCTATCCTCGCGGAAATGGCGCGCCGCCACCCCCAGCTCCACATCCATACCTGCTACAGTGATCGCTTCGTCGATCTCATCACAGAGGGTTATGATTGTGCGATCCGGGTTGGCTATCTTCAGGACTCCAACTTGATCGCAAGACGCGTCGGACCGATCTATGGGAAGCTCGTCGCGAGCCCGGACTACATCAAGGTGCATGGGTCGCCCGAGACGCCGGAGGAACTCGTCGCTCATGAGGCCCTCATGCAGGGCACCGAAGCCTGGCAACTCATGGATGGCGACAAGATCATCACGGTTCGTCCGCAGGGGCGATTTAAGGCCGACAACGGCCCTGCTCTGGTCGCTGCCGCGGCAGCAGGACTAGGGATCGCTTACCTGCCTGATTGCCTTACCCATGAATTTATAGCCTCCGGCGCGCTTGTGCCGGTCATGACGCATTATCCACCACCCCCGGCGGCTGCATATGTCATCCGCCCGCCAGGTCAGCATCCTGCACGGAAGATACGGGTCCTCACCGAATTGCTGATTGAGTATTGCGAACCGGCTCCGCACCTCACGCCTGCTCCTTTCCGTTGACAACGAGATGATATACAGGCTGAAGCAGGACGCGACCGCCATTAACTTAAGAATGGGGTCGGGCGGCAGATTGACGTCACGTCGCTGCCACGAGATCACGTGGCCGTCCTCTGGTCGGCGTCGCGAAGACGTCCCGGTGTCGTTCCTGGCGGGGATGAAGTCTGGTGTTATCCTTGCGGGAAACAGCGCGCGTCCTCAGCGCCGTCACTCAGATAGGCAGATAAGCAGGACGCGGCCGACCTCAGTCGATGATTCGCCGGGCAGCCCTCACGAGAAGTATGCGTAGATCAGGACGCCAATAGAACCCCAGAAGATAAGCGGCGTCAGTATCATCCCCGCAACGATTATTTTAGTCATAGCAAAAACTCCGAACACCTCCGCACATGGCGCAGGAAGCTATCGCATTAACCGAGAGTCGCTATGGGCATGAAGTCCGGGATGGATCGGACCTTGGTCTGAGCTGCGCTCGCGCGGGCTAGCCGAAAGCGTTCAGCCGCTCGATGAAGCGCCCCTTCTGAGCGTGGCGTTCACGGATCGAATGTAGGCGGCGGGTGAAATCGGCAGTGCCGCCATTTTGTTCGGCGATCGTCTTCAGGTCGGCGAGCAGGCTGGCGGCGTTGTCATAGCCGGAGGCGTTGCGGCGCTCGATCTCGGTCTCAATCTCGCGCCAGACTGCATCGCCCCGTTGGATGATCGCGTTGAGCCGCGCGCGGCGGGCGCGGGCCTCTTCTGCCTCCCGCTTTTTTCGTTCCGCCGCCAGCCGCTCCTTTTCCTTGCGCTCGCGGATATGGCGAATCTCGCCGGCATGGGCTCGCAGTTCCGCGACCGTGGGCGGGGCGGCGTCCGGTTTGGCTGCGGAGGCCGCGGCGAAGAAGCTGCGGGCGCTTTTCTGCAACTCGCTTGCCACATACGGATCGCCCTCGATCAGACGGACGAGCATCATCGTCTTCTCTTTGTCGGGCAAGGCGGCGACAAAGCTTTGGACGGCATCCGATGCCTTGGAGCCGGCCAATGTCGTCTCGGCCGCGCGTTCGGCGGCCGCGGCAACGAGGTCGGCATCGAGACCGAAGAATTGCGCGAAGGCTTCAAGCGCATCGGTCATCGGGCCTAGCCCCGGCAGTGGCGCCACCTCCTCCGGCCCGAGCGTCCCCGCCTGAACAGCCATCAGCCACAAGAGATAGAAAAGCCTGAGATCACCGCTCAGCACCGCCGCGCGCAATGGCGCCAGCGCCGTGAGCCAGCCCGGCCCCTCTTCCCAATCAGCGTCGGATTCCACTTCCTCGCATATTATGTCGAGGATCAGGTTTCCGCCTGAGGTCGCGAGATCGGCGCCATCGACCGCGCTGAGAAATCCGTCGAGGCGTTGCTGGTCGACAAGCCGCTTTGGCAAGCGGATCATCAGGCGCCTCGTACCCCAATTGGCGAGATAGAGGTGCAAGTCGAACCAGCGCTCCATGAGGTTGGCCGGGTCACCCTTGAAGTCGCCCCATTCGTAGGAATTGGTGAAGCTCGTGGAGGTGATCCGCGCCCGGGTCGATAGCTCCCGGAGAGAGTGGCGATCCGCGCCGCTGAGGGGGCGGTCGATCGTTTGGAATTCGTAATATTGATATTCGCTCATGGCCGTGGTGGTCGAGATTTCATCGTGGACGAAGGCGGTTCCAGTCTGCGGCGCCGTTCTGTCTTGATCAGACCGGATGCAGCACGCCGTCAGTTTCGAGGATTCGCAGAGCCTCGGCAAGCGTTACGCCGGAATGAAGCCGCCACCATTTGCCTGTGTGCCGCATCCAATAGATATCGAACCGATCGGGTCCCATGCGGTCGATGCGGGCGAAGGGAGCATCGAACTCCTCGCCGCGATTGTTCTCAAAGCCGGATCTGTAGCGCTGCATGAACCGATACCGATTTCCCGCCCACGAGCCTCTGATATCGACGACGTAGTTCCATTCGGTTGGCCGGATCTCAGGCAGGAAACGCGGCTTCAGAACAGCTCGAATGAAGGCCTCGCAGGCCGCGATAACCGCCAGCTTCTCAAGATTGTCGGCCGGAGCCGGCTTCTCGCTCCGTGTCCTGATCCATTGTCTCTTGCCCGCCATATCCTCGGCCCATTTTCATTGCGACCGAACTTTACCCTGCGAATTAGGATGGATAATAGAATAACAAACCACTGAAAAAGCGAGCAGCGACGATGAAATTAGGCTGGCAACCACGGAAATGGCTCGAGAAAAAGAGCAAGCGCGGTAACCGCGGTTACCCCATGGGCACGATCGCCTTTTATGGGCCCGACAACCGCCGCGCCAGCAAGGCCGCCGTCAGCATCATGCCGGCGCTGCATGCGGATCCCCTCGATCTGCGCCGATGGCTTGCCGAAACCGGCGATCTCAGGATGGACGAGACTGTTATCGCCGAGATCGCGGCATTCCTGCGCGAGAATGAGGTGAAATCGGTGGTGATGGCGGAAGGAATCATCGGGTGCCCCCACGAGGAGGGAATCGACTATCCGGTCGGCGAGCCCTGCCCGGAATGCTCATATTGGAAGGGGCGAAACCGCTGGACCGGCAAGCTCGAGTCCAATTGACTTCCGGGCATCTGGTGCTCGCATGTTCATACCGGGCGCCGATCATGCGCCTTCAGAATTGGTTCGGCGGCCCGCCTGCTTGAAGAAGGCATAGAATTTCCCTCGCCCGCGATCCCGCGATCAGTCGGCCTTCACCGCCTCCTGCGGTACTTCCTCGGTGATCACCTCGAAACGGGAGAGGGTTGCCGGGCCGAAGGCCGTCGACATGGCGACGTCGGTGGCGTCGCGGCCGGTCGCCATCAGGATCCGGCCGATCCGCGGCGTGTTGTGGCGGGCATCGACCGTATGCCAGTGACCGCCGAGAAACACCTCGAACCATGCGCTGAAATCCATCGGATTGGGATCGATCGGAACGCCGATATCGCCGAGATAGCCCGTGCAATATCGGGCCGGGATATTCATGCATCGGCAAAGCGCGATGGCGAGATGGGCAAAGTCGCGGCAGACGCCCGCCTTGTCGGTGAAGCCGCCATGCGCGGTCCTGAGGACGTCGGCCTTCAGGTAATCGAAGGTGATATGGTCATGGACGAAATCGCAGATCGCCTGGACGCGCGCCCAGCCAAGCGGCGTTGACGAGAACCTGGCCCAGGCGAAATCCGCAAGCCTGTCGGTGTCGCAATAGCGGCTGCCGAGCAGGAAGACCAGCACATCGTCGGGCAGGTCATTGATTGCGTGCTGGACAGCATCGTCGGGAACGATGTCGGGTTGGCCGCTGTCGTAGATCTCGAATTCCGTAGAGATCGTTGTCAGTCCCGGCGGGGCGACGATCCGGCTGCAGGCATTGCCGAACACATCGGTATAGCTCCAGGCCTCGATCGGCCGGTCGAATGTCAGGATCTGGTCGCTGAGAAGATCGGCACGACGGGAGGGGTGAATATTGAGGACGAGCAGCATCGGCGTTGGCTGCATGCATTCGTAGCCCAGATGAAACCCGGCGCGTATCTTCATTGTGGCTTCCTTGTCGCGTCTCTGCTTTGGTAGAGGTGAGCAGGGAACGCTGATCGCGCGGCCCCGGTTCCCGCAAGCCCGGGACCGTCACCGCATGGCTAGCCATATGGCCTTGTGGTGACGTTCACCTGCACCGTCATGCTGTCGAAATCCTTCCCATGCCCGTCATAACTGCCGCTCAACGGGACTGCCTGGCGCGGATCGCGGGCAACGGCGACACGAATGAGATCGCGGTTGCCGACGATCCCGTTGGTCGGATCGAACTCCGTCCAGCCGGCGCCTGGAAGATAAATCTGGCACCACGCATGCGTGGAGCCGCCGCCGAGCACGGTGGAGCCGTCCCGGTCGGGAACATAAACATAGCCCGTGACGAACCGTGCCGCGAGGCCGAGGACGCGTGCGGCCTCCATCATCAGAAGCGCGAAATCCCGGCAGGTGCCGGAACGAAGCCGCAAGGTCTGGACCGGCGTCTGCGTCCCATGTTCCTGGCGCCGCGCATAGACGAAGCTTTCCCGAATGGCGTAACAGAGCGTCATCAGCAGATGCCCGGTCTCGGTTGGACGCCCAAGGCGCACGAACTGGCGCGCCCAGCGTCCGACCTCGTCGTTCGGATCTGGATAATGGCGCTGCATCGCCGGCGTCAGATCGGCAATCTCATCCTTGTCGTATGAGAATGGATAGGTCAGCGCCTCGTCATCCACCTTAAGATCCAGTGCGACCTGGGGCGTATGATCAAGCGTGATCCAGGTTTCGAAACGAAGCTCGGACGCCGGCCTCGAAATATCGACGAGCGCCACGCAATTGCCGAAAACATCGTGGATCCAGCGCACATGACTTTCCTCAGGATAGATCGTCAACGACGCTTCGATCAGCCGCTGGTCGAAACTGTCGCGCGGTCGGAACATCAAGCGATGCTCGCCGAAGCCGACCTCCCTGACGTAACGATAGGACGTGATGTGGCGGACGGTGAAAATCGTCATGAGCCGCCGTCCGGTAATCTGTTCACTTTGCTGCTCCAAGACGGCGATGCCGCCTCTCCCTTGCGGAAGCGCCCTGCCCGCTTCTCCGCTCATCCCGATTTCTTGTCATATAAGCACATCCGAAAGATTGCTATTGTATCTTCACCGATCGGCGGCGGGACCGTCCAACCTTAAGAGGGCACCATGCATATCTTCTGGGACGTCCTGACACTTCTGCTGACAATCGGCTCGCTCTATGGCGGTCGCGAATACCGGATTATCCGCGCCCGTGCCCGCGCCCAAAACTGGGGCAACTTCTGATCCGATCCAATATCATTGATTCGGTCCTGGCATCTCTGATTCGATTCCGAATCATGGTCGCATCGGATCGTTGCCGGTCGCAGTTACGTCGAATGACGTAAAGCCACACGATTAAGGAAGTGCTTTATTAGTGGAGGCGGAGTCTATCCGTCCATTCTCCCTGTTATCCTAAGCCCGCCTCACCCCAGGCGGGCTTTTTTATTCCGTCGCCTGCATCACTTCTTGGCGCCGGCGGAAAGCACCCGATGTGTCGCGTCGTCCATTGCGTGGCTCGCTTCCTGTCCATCCTTCTTCAGCCCGTATGCGGTATTGCCGCAGCCCGAAAGTGTCAGCAGGCAGATGCAGGCGATGGCGATTGCAGCTTTTGACATCAAATGTTTTCCCCGGATTGGATGGCGTTTCAGAGCATGATGCCAAAAGTGTCAGCCGTTTCGGACGACATCATGCTCTAACTCTCAATTTAGATCAGGATTTTAGACTGACTGGACCTAAAATCATCCTGTTCTAGGGAAGATGACGCATTCTTCGGCAAAATCAATCCGCAGGTAACAGGCGCGAACTGGCGGCATGGAACCCCGCGACGCCGCAGGCGTTAACGGGAGCTGTCCAAGCCGGGGTTAATGACATGGATTATCAGATTGCCTTCGCCGCAACGGTCGCAACGGCATCTTTCCTCTTCTTCATGCTGATCGTTCACCGAACCTGATTGCCCGCCGGCGGCGTGTGATCACCGGAACAGCGCCGGCTGTTTCCGGCCCGCTTGCCTGCGATCCGCAGAAGCAGTTGCATCTTCGGGTGCAACTGTTTTTGTAGTCAATGTCGACGAGCCGTCGCAGACCGGAAGGCCTGGAGCGCAAAGATCGCAGATGATCGTCAGCTGACACTGCAAGGCTGCAGAAGAAACGTTTCGTCACCCGAAAGTATTACAACAACCGTGAATGTATTGAATATTAATTAATTGCCAGCCTTAACTATCCGTTAACAATATTGTTGCGCTCAGTCAGCTTCCGCTTATGCTTTACGCAAAACGGGAGAGAAAAGATGTTTAGCAAAAGCTTGATTATGCCGTTCAGCTTCGCAATGCTGGCCATTGCCGGCCTCCTGTTCCAGATTGCCGCCCACGCGCTGCACTCTCCGGTCACCCTGCTGCCGTGAGTCACATAAGTTACTAAGCCTGCAAGCGGTCTCAGTAACTGGGAGTGGAACTTCCTGTCGTTTCGTGCATTCTGTGACTCGTTTTTGCCAGGAGGGAGATAACCATGGAAAACGCAGGCGTGGGTTGGATTGCAGCCATCATCATCGGTGGCATCGCCGGATGGCTGGCGGAAAAGGTCATGAGCAGCAGCATGGGCTTGCTGATGAACATATTGCTCGG
Protein-coding sequences here:
- a CDS encoding hydrolase; this translates as MTFRNGLASLLRPEDSVLVLIDHQPYQLANLNSHDPHAVVNNSTALAKAAKAFGVPTILTSVIADRGGLIFPQITDVFPGREVIDRTFINTWEDRKVVDAVKATGRKQLIIAGLWTEVCVAMPVIQALGEGWDVTVIADASGGTSVEAHEVAIQRMTAAGANMMTWLALASEWQRDWARTEHAAELTEVLKQHAAGSGIACLWEQQLLNTPVPGNAG
- a CDS encoding LysR family transcriptional regulator, translated to MDIEELQTFVEVADAGGVSPAALRLGVSKSIVSRRLFRLEAELGVQLLARTTRGAALTEAGATFRDYAARVYAEIDVARETILPAGDLRGRLRVAVPLSFGQSHFAPILAEMARRHPQLHIHTCYSDRFVDLITEGYDCAIRVGYLQDSNLIARRVGPIYGKLVASPDYIKVHGSPETPEELVAHEALMQGTEAWQLMDGDKIITVRPQGRFKADNGPALVAAAAAGLGIAYLPDCLTHEFIASGALVPVMTHYPPPPAAAYVIRPPGQHPARKIRVLTELLIEYCEPAPHLTPAPFR
- a CDS encoding DUF3024 domain-containing protein, giving the protein MAGKRQWIRTRSEKPAPADNLEKLAVIAACEAFIRAVLKPRFLPEIRPTEWNYVVDIRGSWAGNRYRFMQRYRSGFENNRGEEFDAPFARIDRMGPDRFDIYWMRHTGKWWRLHSGVTLAEALRILETDGVLHPV
- a CDS encoding transglutaminase-like domain-containing protein, encoding MKIRAGFHLGYECMQPTPMLLVLNIHPSRRADLLSDQILTFDRPIEAWSYTDVFGNACSRIVAPPGLTTISTEFEIYDSGQPDIVPDDAVQHAINDLPDDVLVFLLGSRYCDTDRLADFAWARFSSTPLGWARVQAICDFVHDHITFDYLKADVLRTAHGGFTDKAGVCRDFAHLAIALCRCMNIPARYCTGYLGDIGVPIDPNPMDFSAWFEVFLGGHWHTVDARHNTPRIGRILMATGRDATDVAMSTAFGPATLSRFEVITEEVPQEAVKAD
- a CDS encoding transglutaminase family protein → MTIFTVRHITSYRYVREVGFGEHRLMFRPRDSFDQRLIEASLTIYPEESHVRWIHDVFGNCVALVDISRPASELRFETWITLDHTPQVALDLKVDDEALTYPFSYDKDEIADLTPAMQRHYPDPNDEVGRWARQFVRLGRPTETGHLLMTLCYAIRESFVYARRQEHGTQTPVQTLRLRSGTCRDFALLMMEAARVLGLAARFVTGYVYVPDRDGSTVLGGGSTHAWCQIYLPGAGWTEFDPTNGIVGNRDLIRVAVARDPRQAVPLSGSYDGHGKDFDSMTVQVNVTTRPYG